The following are encoded together in the Pseudobacteroides sp. genome:
- a CDS encoding Maf family protein yields the protein MKDIILASASPRRSELLKRIGLEFKIIPSDIDEANIGNLEPASYTVDLARKKALDIANKTNISSLIIAADTIVVKDGILGKPSDENEAFEMLKVLQGQWHEVITGVSVIDSGSKKGITDYEKTLVKMTSLSDMEIKAYIKSGEPMDKAGSYGIQGLGAMIVERIEGCYFNVVGLPLNKLNVMMRSFGVNLLMGEIG from the coding sequence ATGAAGGATATAATACTAGCATCTGCGTCGCCGAGGCGCTCGGAGCTCTTGAAAAGGATTGGACTTGAATTTAAGATAATACCATCAGATATTGATGAGGCCAATATAGGTAATTTGGAGCCTGCAAGCTATACAGTCGACCTTGCACGTAAAAAGGCACTCGATATAGCAAATAAAACTAATATCAGTTCACTAATTATAGCAGCGGACACAATAGTGGTAAAAGATGGCATTTTGGGTAAGCCCTCAGACGAGAATGAAGCGTTTGAGATGCTTAAGGTATTACAGGGTCAGTGGCATGAAGTTATAACAGGTGTTTCGGTTATAGATTCGGGTAGCAAAAAGGGTATTACTGACTATGAAAAAACCCTTGTGAAAATGACAAGTTTATCAGATATGGAAATTAAGGCTTACATCAAGTCAGGGGAACCGATGGATAAGGCAGGTTCTTATGGAATTCAGGGCCTTGGGGCCATGATAGTTGAAAGAATTGAAGGGTGTTATTTTAATGTTGTAGGGCTTCCTCTTAACAAATTG